One stretch of Roseibium sp. HPY-6 DNA includes these proteins:
- a CDS encoding aspartate/glutamate racemase family protein yields the protein MKPAPKHILIVNPNTTASMTEKIGICARSVSAAETRVTAVNPVSGPAAIQGADDGEAALPGLYALVDEAMSSGIRYDALIIACFDDTGLWTLKKRLNIPVLGIGEAAYHLAAMSAERFSVVTTLPVSVPVLEDNLQRQGLAHRCGKVRASSVPVLELEEAGLDAKRKIRSEIAKALAEDEAGAIALGCAGMADLARELAEEFKIPVIDGVAAATRFAEVAIDLSHMETVHDRDSLEFEP from the coding sequence ATGAAGCCTGCCCCAAAACACATCCTGATCGTCAATCCCAATACGACGGCGTCGATGACGGAGAAAATCGGGATTTGTGCGCGGTCCGTGTCGGCAGCTGAAACCCGGGTTACGGCCGTGAACCCCGTGTCCGGACCCGCGGCGATCCAGGGCGCGGATGACGGCGAAGCGGCGCTGCCCGGGCTCTACGCGCTCGTCGATGAGGCCATGTCGTCAGGGATCAGATATGATGCCCTGATCATTGCCTGCTTCGACGACACCGGTCTTTGGACCCTCAAGAAACGCTTGAATATACCTGTCCTTGGCATCGGCGAAGCGGCCTATCATCTGGCAGCCATGAGTGCGGAAAGGTTCTCCGTCGTCACTACATTGCCGGTTTCGGTTCCGGTGCTGGAAGATAATCTGCAGCGCCAGGGCCTTGCCCATCGATGCGGCAAAGTCCGTGCTTCAAGCGTGCCCGTGCTGGAGCTTGAAGAGGCGGGCTTGGACGCAAAGCGCAAAATCCGGAGCGAGATTGCCAAAGCGCTTGCCGAGGACGAAGCCGGCGCCATTGCACTCGGGTGCGCCGGGATGGCGGATCTTGCGCGCGAATTGGCTGAAGAATTCAAGATACCGGTTATCGACGGGGTCGCGGCTGCCACCCGTTTCGCGGAAGTTGCGATCGATCTCAGCCATATGGAGACGGTGCATGACCGCGACTCGCTTGAATTCGAGCCGTGA
- a CDS encoding ABC transporter permease — protein sequence MEPRSRSFYALAAFFVLFLLFLYGPVVTIGILSFQGPQGGLTFPMNGVSLHWFYDLFEEQAVGDIWGSFRRSLLLGLMVMSVTVVVSVMGGLAFRNRFRGSSLLFYVIVASLIIPSILVSLGVGLIFNILDWEVHWSTSGFGAQLTWTLPFGLLIMFAVFNRFDKSYEEAARDLGATSWQTIRFVVLPIIAPMLIGVALFGFTLSYDEFARTLLTSGSYNTLPLEIFGMTTNVTSPVLYALGTLTTVFSLIIIGSFLGGFALLRRRQARHGSDAGQGMV from the coding sequence ATGGAACCCAGAAGCCGCTCCTTTTACGCTCTTGCCGCCTTCTTCGTGCTTTTCCTGCTGTTTCTCTACGGACCTGTCGTCACGATCGGGATACTCTCGTTCCAGGGGCCCCAAGGGGGGCTGACCTTCCCGATGAATGGTGTCTCGCTGCACTGGTTCTACGATCTTTTCGAAGAGCAGGCTGTTGGCGATATCTGGGGCTCGTTTCGAAGGTCGCTTCTCTTGGGCCTGATGGTGATGAGCGTAACGGTGGTGGTGTCGGTCATGGGCGGGCTTGCGTTCCGGAACCGGTTTCGCGGTTCGAGCCTGCTCTTCTACGTGATCGTCGCCAGTCTGATCATTCCGTCCATTCTCGTGTCGCTCGGCGTTGGGCTGATCTTCAATATTCTCGACTGGGAGGTGCACTGGTCGACCTCCGGATTTGGTGCGCAGCTCACCTGGACGCTTCCGTTCGGGCTATTGATCATGTTCGCCGTGTTCAACCGGTTCGACAAATCCTACGAGGAGGCAGCACGAGATCTGGGAGCGACCTCGTGGCAAACGATCCGGTTCGTGGTTCTTCCGATCATTGCGCCCATGCTGATTGGTGTCGCGCTGTTCGGCTTCACGCTTTCCTATGATGAGTTTGCAAGAACGCTTCTGACCAGCGGATCCTACAATACGTTGCCGCTGGAGATTTTCGGCATGACGACCAATGTCACATCGCCCGTTCTCTACGCGCTTGGAACCCTGACGACGGTGTTTTCGCTCATCATCATCGGATCCTTCCTTGGAGGATTTGCCCTGTTGCGCCGCAGGCAGGCGCGTCATGGGTCGGATGCCGGACAGGGCATGGTGTGA
- a CDS encoding ABC transporter permease: MMNSQAASCPAEGRAGGDREASSNTAKTRRLDPSRLAERVSWFLATPLVFILGFFLLLPIAIIVVVSFWNYNEWSFFPDFVFDNYIFHLTSPVTLATYLKTLKFMALTWVFCAAIGFTIAYFLAFHVQTLPMQVALFLLCTIPFWTSNIIRMISWIPFLGRNGIANSTLIQIGVIDEPLEWLLYSDFAVVLAFVHLYALFMVVPIFNTMMRIDKSLIEAARDAGASGVQILFNVILPLSKPGIMIGSIFVVTLVMGDFITVRHMSGGQSASVGRIISNEISLLQYPAAAASSVVLLCTVLLMIGIMMRFVDIRKEL, encoded by the coding sequence ATGATGAATTCACAAGCAGCTTCCTGCCCGGCGGAAGGCCGGGCAGGGGGCGACAGGGAAGCTTCTTCCAATACTGCCAAGACACGACGCCTGGACCCGTCCAGGCTGGCCGAGCGTGTCAGCTGGTTCCTGGCGACGCCGCTCGTCTTCATCCTCGGTTTCTTTTTGCTGCTGCCGATCGCGATCATCGTTGTGGTCAGCTTCTGGAACTACAATGAATGGTCCTTCTTTCCGGATTTCGTTTTCGACAATTACATTTTTCACCTGACCTCGCCGGTGACCCTGGCGACCTATCTGAAGACGCTCAAGTTCATGGCCCTGACCTGGGTCTTCTGCGCTGCGATCGGCTTCACGATTGCCTATTTTCTCGCGTTTCACGTTCAAACACTGCCGATGCAGGTTGCACTCTTTCTGTTGTGTACGATCCCGTTCTGGACATCCAACATCATCCGCATGATTTCATGGATTCCCTTCCTCGGACGGAACGGAATTGCCAACTCGACGCTGATCCAGATCGGCGTGATCGACGAGCCGCTTGAGTGGCTGCTTTACTCCGATTTCGCGGTCGTGCTCGCGTTTGTGCATCTCTATGCGCTGTTCATGGTGGTTCCAATATTCAACACCATGATGCGCATCGACAAATCGCTGATTGAAGCTGCACGCGATGCCGGGGCCAGCGGTGTTCAGATTCTTTTCAACGTCATCCTGCCGCTGTCCAAGCCCGGCATCATGATCGGCTCGATCTTCGTCGTAACGCTGGTGATGGGTGACTTCATCACGGTCCGGCACATGTCCGGCGGCCAGAGCGCTTCCGTCGGTCGGATCATCTCAAACGAAATATCCCTACTGCAATATCCGGCAGCCGCTGCATCCTCCGTTGTTCTCCTGTGCACGGTTCTCTTGATGATCGGCATCATGATGCGCTTCGTCGACATCAGAAAGGAGCTTTGA
- a CDS encoding extracellular solute-binding protein, whose translation MTSKADRKGVSRRSILKGGAAAAGAALGSGAVTGFPTIWAQNIKDVTLRQFGTGVSNLNEVAAKVKEDLGFTLEMTALDSDSVTQRAATQPKSFDIADIEYWICKKVWGAGNLQPMETSKIKNYDKIVGIFKSGKLTPESTIAQGTAPHTVGFVDGPDGKTFMPEETGWMTLIPTIYNADTLGIRPDLIGRPIESWTELLNPEFKGKASILDISSIGIMDAAMVCEAMGEINYGDKGNMTKEEIDQTMAIFTEAKKNGQFRAFWKSFDESVNLMASGEVVIQSMWSPAITAVRSKGIPCVYQPLKEGYRSWGGGIGLSKNLSGLELDAAYEYINWYLDGWVGGFLMRQGYYSAVPETSKNYMSENEWGFWFEGKPATEDIVNPFGDVMEKAGSVRDGGAFLERMGAVACWNAVMDENQYMVRKWNEFIAA comes from the coding sequence ATGACAAGTAAAGCAGACAGGAAGGGCGTCAGCCGCCGGAGCATTCTCAAGGGCGGCGCGGCCGCCGCAGGTGCCGCGCTCGGCTCCGGCGCCGTGACCGGATTTCCAACAATCTGGGCCCAGAACATCAAGGACGTGACACTGCGCCAGTTCGGCACCGGTGTGTCGAACCTGAACGAGGTTGCGGCGAAGGTAAAGGAAGATCTCGGCTTCACGCTTGAGATGACGGCACTGGACAGCGACAGCGTGACCCAGAGAGCGGCGACCCAGCCGAAGTCCTTTGACATTGCGGACATCGAATACTGGATCTGCAAGAAGGTCTGGGGTGCCGGCAATCTTCAGCCGATGGAAACGTCCAAGATCAAGAACTACGACAAGATTGTCGGTATTTTCAAAAGCGGCAAGCTGACACCGGAATCGACGATTGCTCAGGGAACCGCGCCGCACACCGTCGGCTTCGTCGACGGCCCAGACGGCAAGACCTTCATGCCCGAAGAAACAGGCTGGATGACCCTGATCCCGACAATCTACAACGCCGACACGCTCGGTATCCGGCCTGACCTGATCGGCCGCCCTATCGAAAGCTGGACTGAATTGCTGAACCCGGAATTCAAGGGCAAGGCTTCCATTCTGGATATTTCCTCCATCGGCATCATGGATGCGGCGATGGTGTGTGAAGCCATGGGTGAAATCAACTATGGCGACAAGGGCAACATGACGAAGGAAGAGATCGACCAGACCATGGCGATCTTCACCGAGGCCAAGAAAAACGGCCAGTTCCGCGCCTTCTGGAAATCGTTCGATGAGAGCGTCAACCTCATGGCGTCGGGCGAAGTCGTCATCCAGTCCATGTGGTCACCGGCGATCACGGCGGTCCGCTCCAAGGGTATCCCGTGTGTCTATCAGCCGCTGAAGGAAGGCTACCGGTCATGGGGCGGCGGTATCGGTCTTTCCAAGAATCTGTCCGGACTCGAGCTGGATGCGGCCTATGAATACATCAACTGGTATCTCGACGGCTGGGTCGGCGGATTCCTCATGCGCCAGGGCTATTACTCCGCCGTTCCGGAAACGTCGAAGAACTACATGTCCGAAAACGAGTGGGGCTTCTGGTTCGAAGGCAAACCGGCAACGGAAGACATCGTCAATCCGTTCGGCGACGTCATGGAAAAAGCCGGTTCCGTCCGCGATGGTGGTGCGTTCCTGGAGCGCATGGGCGCCGTTGCCTGCTGGAACGCCGTCATGGACGAAAATCAGTACATGGTGCGCAAATGGAACGAGTTCATCGCAGCATGA
- a CDS encoding ABC transporter ATP-binding protein, whose protein sequence is MRNTEDLELVATTKRYGETVAVNAISHRFKAATYSCLLGPSGCGKSSTLRMIAGHEHVSSGDILLGSTNITDLQPAKRGTAMMFQNYALFPHLSVVDNVAFSLKMRGVDKSTRRAQAHERLELVDMATYADRLPSQLSGGQQQRVALARALITEPSVLLLDEPLSALDPFLRIRMRLELKRLQRELGISFIHVTHSQDEALALADEIIVMNDGVIEQAGAPREVFNTPVTEFVARFIGGHNVLHVDGAPVAVRADRLKVEKSAGETSGVEASVRDVEYQGSSVNLALAVNGFGDLTAALPDQIFFNDPIEIGATVFLSWKPEDAHYLAA, encoded by the coding sequence ATGAGAAATACCGAAGACCTCGAACTGGTCGCAACGACCAAGCGCTATGGGGAAACGGTTGCCGTCAACGCGATCAGTCATCGGTTCAAAGCCGCAACATATTCCTGCCTCCTGGGCCCGTCCGGATGCGGCAAATCCTCCACCTTGCGGATGATTGCGGGCCATGAGCATGTCAGCAGCGGCGACATTCTGCTGGGCTCCACCAATATCACCGATCTTCAGCCTGCCAAACGCGGTACGGCGATGATGTTCCAGAACTACGCGCTGTTTCCTCACCTGAGCGTTGTCGACAACGTTGCCTTTTCGCTCAAGATGCGCGGTGTCGACAAGTCGACGCGCCGGGCACAGGCGCACGAGCGTCTCGAGCTTGTCGACATGGCAACCTATGCCGACCGGCTGCCGTCACAACTTTCGGGCGGTCAGCAACAGCGTGTTGCCCTTGCGCGTGCACTTATCACGGAACCGTCGGTTCTACTCCTTGATGAGCCTCTGTCGGCCCTTGATCCGTTTCTTCGGATCCGCATGAGGCTGGAGCTCAAGCGGCTTCAAAGGGAGCTTGGAATTTCCTTCATACACGTAACCCATTCGCAGGACGAAGCGCTGGCTCTGGCCGACGAGATAATCGTGATGAATGACGGTGTGATCGAGCAGGCTGGGGCTCCGCGGGAGGTTTTCAATACGCCGGTCACCGAGTTCGTTGCCCGGTTTATCGGCGGCCACAATGTTCTGCATGTCGATGGAGCGCCGGTCGCCGTGAGGGCCGACCGGTTGAAAGTCGAGAAGTCGGCTGGCGAGACTTCAGGCGTCGAAGCCAGTGTCAGGGATGTCGAGTATCAGGGGTCGTCAGTGAACCTGGCTCTTGCTGTCAACGGTTTTGGTGACCTGACAGCGGCTCTTCCAGACCAGATTTTTTTCAATGACCCAATCGAAATTGGCGCGACCGTCTTCCTGTCCTGGAAGCCTGAGGATGCGCATTACCTGGCGGCTTAG
- a CDS encoding GntR family transcriptional regulator, producing MHDDNSMARSITVQDGFGAAATHETFPLPPGRTLDICLELHSAILEHRLSPGMKLSEDEVGEIYGASRTVVRAALQALAHSGLVTIARNRGAFVSRPSIREAQEVFEARALIEPRIARLAAEAMKTADLKKLRKHLDAEHAALDSGDMGKALSLSGAFHIAIADIADQQVLSQMVRSLISRSSLIIALYWRRADTTCESHAHHALMKAFSEKDGPGAEEIQKSHIIDLHSGLDLREKKEPSSSLADALKPA from the coding sequence ATGCATGATGACAACTCCATGGCCAGATCGATAACGGTTCAAGATGGGTTTGGCGCCGCCGCGACGCACGAGACCTTTCCGCTTCCACCCGGACGCACGCTCGACATTTGTCTTGAACTGCACTCGGCGATCCTGGAGCACCGCTTATCTCCAGGCATGAAACTGTCGGAAGACGAGGTTGGTGAAATCTATGGCGCGAGCCGGACAGTCGTGCGCGCAGCGCTCCAGGCGCTCGCGCATTCCGGTCTTGTGACGATTGCGCGAAATCGCGGTGCATTCGTATCGCGGCCCAGCATCCGCGAAGCCCAGGAAGTGTTCGAAGCGCGCGCGCTCATCGAACCCCGCATTGCCCGCCTCGCCGCAGAGGCCATGAAGACGGCGGACCTGAAAAAGCTGAGAAAGCATCTCGACGCAGAGCACGCCGCACTTGATTCCGGGGACATGGGCAAAGCGCTGTCATTGTCGGGTGCATTTCACATCGCCATAGCGGATATCGCCGACCAACAGGTCCTGTCTCAAATGGTCCGGTCTCTCATTTCCAGATCGTCGCTGATCATTGCTCTTTATTGGCGGCGTGCTGACACGACCTGCGAAAGCCATGCGCACCATGCGCTCATGAAAGCTTTTTCGGAGAAGGACGGCCCAGGCGCTGAAGAGATCCAGAAAAGTCACATAATTGATCTTCATTCCGGGCTGGATTTGAGAGAGAAGAAAGAACCGAGTTCATCTCTCGCGGACGCTTTAAAACCCGCCTGA
- a CDS encoding Ig-like domain-containing protein produces MARLISRVQNGVLVGDQRLDQLLLLQDLDGDGAASSAGETTVFFDETNASGLTLPTNNVFTVHQSRDKSVYIGDGTADAVFKLNDLNNDGDAQDAGEAKVWFSAENAAGFSTITPNGIYEGGDGAIYVTNAGTSSTPQDAIYRTVDLNGDGDANDEGEATLWLDVQTVIDTAVPFDISFDGDVAYLNDLTGAATDAIYRIEDKNGDGTIQDDEVTTFISDDMNFGAPVDIANATSVDGSLYTLTWFPEFGEELKLYRLTDLDGSGQIDDQSEAVEVWNASAMPEGFGAEIGFSVAADEDGNLSLTANTFRAANNVVRLSDLNGDGDYLDEGETSVFGSSDFDGQLNRPRAVEFYEGKAEVTVATAGAGNHFSVFLDTEKNTLYTSGENVVGQLGIGTTGFDVKSPVEVAMPEGFDSKIVSVSAGLLHTTFLTEDGDVYAFGFNNRGPLGTGDEETRTTATLVEDLDDVNIVIIENGNGVSYAISDTGTLYAWGTNSNGQLGLGDQEERLEPTVVEALSNETVVLVSSGTAFTLALTADGQVWAFGSNTDGQLGSPDALEDDGTPARRSVEPVLVEGLPGNIISVTADTKTSYAVTADGRVFGWGESRYGQLLQGTDNGDGTFTADTADVLSPIELDGLPGNVVEVKGGARWGAALTEDGDVYVWGPNDEGPSGGLDGDPGLESDAFFYPTLIPQLDDVNIVELHTGPNSLIAVADDGSIFTWGSNSDGRLGFSSDGSVYFPVEISLTGDADPFLVSASPADNERDVPNDSALVLEFTEEVEAGSGFITLVNRDTGERTPVDVTDERLVQFNGKDVLVTPSEHLKADDRYYVEITEGAFVDFDGNPFEGISEGDTSTFNFTTADDPAPSEPVAGTEQDELLRGGADDDDISGEGGDDIVSGGLGNDTLNGGEGDDDLLGGEGDDRLQDGSGINLLDGGEGNDAADYSLQSSAVYVRMDQGWVTDLANKSLGWAALTQGIAANTIEHDDLVNIENIIGSAFGDQIVGDAGNNEVRAGDGNDYVAGLGGDDDLFGEEGDDRLIGGSGSNLLDGGEGTDTADYSQEAEGIYVRLDQSWETSLGNKSLGWTALTTGIASGTIEHDDLVSIESIVGSNSADIIVGNGASNSIFGRDGNDLLSGLGGNDTLLGENGNDKLFGGVGNDRLDGGAGNDLLVGGAGFDIFVFTSGNDVVQDFDPSVGEEVSGADGDLISISFAGIFDFDDVLATASQEGSDTVFTLSETDSLTLQNTLLVTLENDDFQFI; encoded by the coding sequence ATGGCACGCCTTATTTCGCGCGTTCAAAACGGCGTACTGGTCGGAGACCAGCGCCTGGATCAACTCTTGCTTCTTCAGGATCTCGACGGCGACGGCGCTGCGAGCAGTGCAGGCGAGACGACGGTCTTCTTTGATGAGACCAATGCGTCCGGACTCACCCTGCCAACCAACAATGTCTTCACGGTTCATCAGTCCAGGGACAAGTCCGTCTATATAGGTGACGGCACTGCCGATGCGGTCTTCAAACTGAATGATTTGAACAATGACGGCGATGCGCAAGACGCCGGCGAAGCCAAGGTCTGGTTTTCGGCGGAAAACGCCGCCGGGTTCTCAACGATTACGCCGAATGGCATCTATGAAGGCGGCGACGGTGCCATCTACGTTACAAACGCCGGCACGTCGTCGACGCCCCAGGATGCGATTTACCGCACAGTCGATTTGAATGGAGACGGAGACGCAAACGACGAGGGTGAGGCAACCCTCTGGTTGGACGTGCAGACCGTCATCGACACGGCAGTTCCGTTCGACATAAGCTTTGACGGCGATGTCGCCTATCTGAACGACCTGACCGGCGCTGCGACTGATGCAATCTACCGGATCGAGGACAAAAACGGCGACGGAACGATCCAGGACGACGAGGTCACGACCTTTATTTCCGACGATATGAATTTCGGCGCACCGGTCGATATCGCCAACGCCACTTCCGTTGACGGTTCCCTCTACACGCTTACCTGGTTTCCTGAATTCGGTGAAGAGCTGAAGCTCTACAGGCTGACAGATCTGGACGGTTCAGGCCAGATCGACGATCAGTCCGAGGCAGTTGAAGTCTGGAACGCCTCGGCGATGCCAGAGGGCTTCGGCGCTGAGATCGGCTTTTCCGTTGCTGCCGACGAAGACGGCAACCTTTCGCTTACTGCCAACACGTTCCGTGCGGCGAACAACGTCGTCCGCCTCAGCGACTTGAACGGTGACGGCGACTATCTCGATGAAGGTGAAACCAGCGTTTTCGGTTCCTCCGACTTTGACGGACAACTCAACAGGCCGCGTGCGGTCGAGTTTTATGAAGGCAAGGCCGAAGTCACCGTCGCAACAGCCGGGGCTGGCAACCATTTCTCTGTCTTCCTGGATACGGAAAAAAACACACTCTACACCTCCGGTGAGAATGTCGTCGGCCAACTCGGCATCGGGACGACCGGTTTTGACGTGAAATCCCCTGTTGAAGTTGCGATGCCGGAAGGTTTCGACAGCAAGATCGTGTCCGTTTCGGCCGGTCTGCTTCACACCACCTTCCTGACTGAGGATGGTGACGTTTACGCCTTCGGCTTCAACAATCGCGGGCCACTTGGAACCGGTGACGAAGAGACGCGCACGACGGCGACATTGGTCGAGGATCTCGACGATGTGAACATCGTCATAATCGAAAACGGCAATGGTGTTTCCTACGCGATTTCCGATACCGGAACCCTTTATGCGTGGGGAACGAATTCAAACGGGCAGCTTGGGCTGGGCGATCAGGAAGAACGCCTTGAACCGACCGTTGTGGAAGCATTGTCGAACGAAACCGTCGTCCTCGTGTCGTCCGGAACCGCGTTCACGCTCGCGCTGACTGCCGACGGTCAGGTCTGGGCCTTCGGCAGCAACACTGACGGACAGCTTGGATCACCGGATGCCCTGGAAGATGACGGCACACCTGCGCGCCGGTCTGTTGAGCCGGTCCTGGTCGAAGGGCTACCAGGCAACATCATTTCCGTTACTGCGGATACGAAAACCTCCTATGCCGTAACAGCCGACGGTCGTGTCTTCGGCTGGGGTGAGAGCCGTTACGGGCAGCTGCTTCAGGGCACGGACAATGGCGACGGCACCTTCACTGCGGATACTGCGGATGTCCTCTCACCGATCGAACTGGACGGACTTCCGGGCAATGTCGTTGAGGTCAAGGGCGGAGCCCGCTGGGGAGCGGCATTGACTGAAGACGGTGATGTCTACGTGTGGGGGCCGAATGACGAAGGCCCGAGTGGTGGGCTTGACGGCGACCCGGGACTTGAATCTGATGCCTTCTTCTATCCGACGCTGATCCCGCAACTCGACGACGTCAACATCGTCGAACTCCATACCGGACCGAACTCGCTGATCGCGGTTGCGGACGATGGCTCGATCTTTACCTGGGGCTCGAATTCAGACGGCAGGCTGGGCTTTTCGTCCGACGGTTCGGTCTATTTCCCGGTCGAAATTTCACTCACGGGAGACGCAGATCCGTTTCTTGTTTCAGCCTCGCCAGCGGACAACGAACGCGACGTTCCGAATGACAGCGCCCTCGTTCTCGAATTTACCGAGGAGGTCGAGGCCGGTAGCGGTTTCATTACCCTCGTTAACCGGGATACCGGTGAGCGTACACCGGTCGATGTCACGGATGAACGGCTCGTACAATTCAACGGCAAGGATGTTCTCGTGACGCCGTCTGAACATCTGAAGGCTGACGATCGCTATTATGTCGAAATCACCGAGGGTGCATTTGTTGACTTTGACGGAAATCCTTTCGAAGGGATCTCTGAAGGGGACACGTCCACCTTCAATTTCACGACAGCTGATGATCCGGCACCTTCTGAACCGGTTGCAGGCACAGAGCAGGACGAACTTTTGCGCGGAGGTGCCGATGATGACGACATCAGTGGTGAAGGTGGTGATGATATCGTTTCAGGTGGCCTTGGAAACGACACGCTGAATGGCGGTGAAGGAGATGATGATCTTCTGGGCGGCGAAGGGGATGATCGGCTGCAGGACGGTAGCGGCATCAATCTGCTTGATGGTGGCGAGGGCAATGATGCTGCCGACTATTCGCTGCAATCCTCCGCTGTTTATGTCCGCATGGATCAGGGATGGGTAACAGATCTTGCGAACAAGTCGCTTGGATGGGCAGCCCTGACGCAGGGAATCGCCGCCAACACGATCGAACATGATGATCTGGTGAATATCGAGAACATCATAGGGTCGGCATTCGGCGACCAGATCGTTGGTGATGCCGGAAACAACGAAGTTCGCGCAGGCGACGGCAACGACTATGTTGCAGGCCTTGGCGGGGACGATGACCTCTTTGGTGAAGAGGGTGACGACCGGTTGATCGGTGGCAGTGGTTCAAACCTGCTTGATGGCGGTGAGGGCACGGATACGGCGGACTATTCGCAAGAAGCGGAAGGCATCTATGTCCGTCTTGATCAGTCCTGGGAAACCTCGCTGGGCAACAAATCGTTGGGCTGGACAGCACTCACGACCGGGATTGCGTCCGGCACGATCGAACATGATGACCTTGTCAGCATTGAGAGCATTGTCGGGTCGAATTCAGCCGATATCATCGTGGGCAACGGTGCATCAAACAGTATTTTCGGCCGCGATGGAAACGATCTGCTTTCCGGCTTAGGTGGAAACGACACGCTCCTGGGCGAGAATGGCAATGACAAGTTGTTTGGGGGTGTTGGAAACGACAGGCTGGATGGCGGGGCTGGGAATGACCTGCTCGTCGGTGGGGCCGGTTTTGATATTTTCGTATTCACCAGTGGCAATGACGTTGTCCAGGACTTTGATCCATCCGTTGGCGAAGAGGTATCTGGTGCCGATGGCGATCTGATCTCGATCTCGTTTGCCGGTATATTCGACTTTGACGACGTGCTTGCAACGGCGTCTCAGGAAGGCTCCGATACCGTGTTCACTTTGAGCGAAACCGATAGCCTGACCCTGCAAAACACGTTGCTAGTGACGCTCGAAAACGACGATTTTCAGTTCATCTGA
- a CDS encoding DMT family transporter: MTDTSFAGWGSGFLGVLIFSGSLPATRVAVGALDPMFLTSVRAVIAALLGSAMLMVFQQPRPERSDLLSLVIVAAGVVVGFPLLTAIALQHITAAHSIVFIGLLPLATGIFGVLRGDKRPEPLFWIFSVLGSLAVAGFALQQNSDVSLLGGSLMIAAILACGLGYAEGALLSRRLGGWQVICWALVLALPLMLVFALFFKPDTLAGLSVPVWISVGYVSLFSMLIGFFFWYRGLALGGTAGVGQLQLLQPFFGLILSALLLSEPTPPLMIAVTVFVVLCVAGAKRFS; encoded by the coding sequence ATGACAGATACTTCGTTTGCGGGTTGGGGCAGCGGCTTCCTGGGGGTGTTGATCTTCAGTGGTTCTCTGCCGGCAACGCGTGTTGCAGTCGGCGCGCTTGATCCGATGTTTCTGACGTCGGTGAGGGCTGTAATTGCTGCTTTGCTGGGATCTGCGATGCTGATGGTGTTCCAGCAACCCAGACCGGAAAGATCCGATCTTTTGTCCCTCGTGATCGTCGCAGCCGGTGTGGTCGTCGGTTTTCCGCTGTTGACCGCAATTGCGCTTCAACACATCACAGCAGCCCATTCGATTGTCTTCATCGGCCTGCTTCCCCTTGCGACCGGCATTTTCGGCGTTCTGCGCGGTGACAAGAGACCAGAACCACTGTTCTGGATTTTTTCCGTGCTGGGCAGTCTGGCCGTTGCAGGTTTCGCGCTTCAGCAAAACAGCGACGTCTCGCTACTTGGGGGTTCTCTCATGATTGCGGCGATACTTGCCTGCGGTCTCGGTTACGCGGAAGGGGCGCTGCTTTCCCGGCGCCTCGGCGGTTGGCAGGTGATCTGCTGGGCCCTCGTCCTAGCGCTGCCCCTGATGCTGGTCTTCGCTCTCTTCTTTAAGCCGGACACCCTGGCGGGACTGTCGGTGCCCGTCTGGATCAGCGTCGGCTATGTCTCGCTTTTTTCCATGTTAATCGGCTTTTTCTTCTGGTACCGGGGGCTCGCACTGGGTGGGACAGCCGGGGTCGGTCAGCTGCAACTGCTCCAGCCTTTCTTCGGCCTGATCCTTTCAGCCCTCCTGCTGTCGGAACCGACGCCTCCGCTCATGATTGCGGTGACCGTTTTCGTCGTCCTTTGTGTTGCCGGCGCGAAACGGTTCTCGTAA